A single Brassica rapa cultivar Chiifu-401-42 chromosome A04, CAAS_Brap_v3.01, whole genome shotgun sequence DNA region contains:
- the LOC103866072 gene encoding 60S ribosomal protein L38 yields MPKQIHEIKDFLLTARRKDARSVKIKRSKDIVKFKVRCSKYLYTLCVFDQEKADKLKQSLPPGLSVQDL; encoded by the exons ATG CCTAAGCAAATTCACGAGATTAAGGACTTCCTTCTGACAGCAAGGAGGAAAGATGCTCGATCCGTGAAGATCAAGAGAAGCAAAGACATTGTTAAGTTCAAGGTCAGATGCTCGAAGTACCTCTACACTCTCTGCGTCTTTGACCAAGAGAAAGCCGACAAGCTTAAGCAGTCTCTTCCTCCAG GTTTGAGCGTGCAAGACctttga